The genomic segment taaatcaaatcaaaatcaGATATACAGTGATTCTTTATTTACTTTTGGTAGGCACGCGGATGGGTACATAATTGTGCCTTTTTAAATGCTCTTCATGTAGCTTCTGCGCCTCTTGGCACTTCTGGCAAGAAGCACGTTTCACCCTTGGATCTGTTCTGATTACATTAGTAGTTGCAAGGTTTCAAAGACTGTAGGGCCAATTTACAACAATGAGCAGAGTGCAATGTCTCAGCTGCACTCACACATCTGGCTCCATATGTACCTGCACTTTGAGAGGCATACCCACAAGGGTAATTTATTAAGTGCAGAGATGCCTGCAATGTACATAAACAGGTGCAATACACCATATTTTTGGCACATTTTTCCCTGTACTGCCTTACTTTTGCTTCATGGAGCAAACACCTATTGTGCAGCAGCACAAACTGGAACTTTGAGGACCGCAGCATTACACAATTTATACCCGTAAATCCCCCAGATTTATGAGGAAATCTGAATATATGTGCTATGAACTTAGAATGGCAGAGAATTTTTGAATATgcatttgttgttattttttgttaGAAAGTGCTGTTTGAGAGACATATAAGGCTTGCGTCACAAAGGGAGAATAGCAGCTATTACATGTAGCTGGCTAGAAAAACAATTTATAGCTTTGTAAATATGTGGCGGGTGTGGTGCAAAGTCTCAACACAAGGGAAATTTTCAACATTGGAATGACTAGTAATCTACTGTATTCTTGATTATTTTGTGGTATACaaacatatacttttttttaaacaaaacacccAAAAATTTGTCTTTAGGACAGAAAAACGTGaggaacaatatttaaaaaaaacaaaaaaactataggTGCACAGTAAGCATTTTCACAAACCACCTCTCACACCTACACACATCCTCTGGTGAGTGATATCTGTCTGTGTCACCTGCTTTATCTTTCTCTTGCACTCTGCTCAAACCGCACTGCTAACAACAACTTATGGGTTACATCCTTCAACCTCTTCCCTGCtcatttttttataagaaaaggTGCACCTCTCATTATTCAGATAAAAACTCTTTGAGGTGTTTTTGGAGAACCAAATTCTTTTATTTGGAGCATGCACATTAAAGGCAACATCTGCTCTTTCTTCCTGCACTACCACTGCAATTCAGTTTGGAGGCATATTTGTGACGAACATTGGCAGAAAGTGGGACACAAACTTTCTTTGAATAACCTGGTATCTGAGGTGCCACATACCCAGAAAGTACAACTTTACATCACATATGACATTTACAGTGCTGAGAAAGGCAGTTTCAATATCATTGGTGAATAAAACCTTGTTACATGGGTTGAATCATTAGGATCCAGCCATCCATGAGTTTCCCCCAGAAAAATTCACTGATTTTGCTTGTAATAACCCATTTTTTTCCTGAGATTTTTATAAGGTTTTTAATGTTTGTATAACAGCAATATCAGTTGTCACACCATATTGCATAGGCCACAAGAAAGAAGGAGGGGAAGGGAGGCACAAAGGGGAAGAAAAAGGGAgataacaaaaacaacaacaaaagagACACAAGCATTTAAACGAAGAGCCAAATATTTTGTATCCAAAGTATTTGATAAAAGGCGACTGGGATGTGTCATTTACTTAGTAATAGAAGAGACTAGCTTGGCTTTATACCATTATAATGCATAGAGGAATTTAGGAAAAGACAGGAGtgtaataaatcattttatatatcTCCAGAATCAGTGATTccaattcaaaaaaaatatttggataaatcGAAGTACTGCAAATGGGCAGATTTTCAAAACTGTTACTAAAACTTTACTTTTAAATAtttccaaatctttttttattatgttagtggaataaactttaattacactatttatattatttaaatgttgtttccttcagtcttggaattacaagTAGGCAGGTACCATtgtgtagacactgttattatggCGAAGTGTGTATCaccacaaaatcttgtgtatgcatcAAACTaagggacctaatgcccatgttcagtgtcctacacaattatacagtgtaaatatGGTGGGGAAAtgagaggagtgcagtgacatctagcaaGTGCTGAATGGAACGTGAAAGAAATTGACTGCCCCACCAAACAGCATAAtcttatgctgattggagcaacattccagaggatatatattctctaaggaagatttacaagttattctaaattgagaaagccagttggatgactggtgaaacgtcttcaaggaaaaaacacagcaagtccaattgatttgacttatttctatagatataccatgacctggatgaatgatgATCTTCACAAACTTAACCTGCTTTGTTttaacaaatcattttaaatacaaattaaagcAAAATGTCTTGCaagtaactttttttaaaatatccagatatttattgtgaaatataaaaagcataaacACATTTCTAAAAGAAAATTTGTAGTAAAAAGTATCTCACTAAGGTgaaagtttttttgcaatttttattatatattagatcTAAACCAATAAGGCTCACCATCACATGTAGTATAGGATATCACAGGATCTCACTATCAAGAATTTTAGTTGAATTCATagattataatacatacatacatcttttTGGGGATTGTACTCGCCTCTCCCAGGGTATTTTAGCTGATCCAGAAGCAGCCGAAATGGTGCTGGCCAGTTCTTATTGACTTCCATGAGCAATCCTGACACTGCTAGCATAGGTGATTCTCAGCTAACATGGGTTGGTGGAAAagtagccaaaaacataatgccTTCCACTTATTTACTTTAATGGGCATTGCTTGACTAGGCAAGTACAGGATATTTTCAGTTACAATCACCTTGTTTCCAGAGTATTATATTTGTGATTGTACAACCTGTAACAAAAGCCAAAATCCCAACATGATAAACAGAACTCAGTACTGCTTTTAGAAACCTGGTGCCTAAGTTGTATGAAGCTAACATCAAAAATGTTCAGCAGTCTATAATTTAGGCTAGGTTCACAAGGGCAAAACGGACACCGGTGAAACTCTGTATACAAGGAGCAAATATCTTTTAATTCTTTTGCAGTATTTGAATGCCTTGATTATAGGGTCACAAAACAACATGGTGGATTGTTTACAATAGGGATATTTTATCCAATATGCATATTTCCAAGAGCGATGAAAATAAGGGTTtctcacatgaaaagtcatgaatttgattcaatttgagatgcaactcaattcagaaaaaaattatctcATTGGGCTATaggttcaaattcaattcaatgagaaaaatgtatctcatggtttatcacgtgaaaaccaTGGACCCGATTCTATTCGAGGaataaaaaacttttctccaaattaagCTCCAGTTtattccatagacttcaatagtgtTTTCATCTGATAAACCTAAAGATAAGTttctctgaattgaattgcatctcaaatagaatcttgtccatgatttttcacgtgataaacctttttctcactgaattgaatctggccctatctACGAGATGCAGTCATCTATTGTCAATATTCATTTAGTTTAAGATTTTTCTCTCAATAAATAAGTCACCGATTTTCCTAatgatgattttaaaaaaaagtattttcttgccATGTGGAACATGAGAAATGAAACAGCTATTCTATATTCGAGTGTTGTTCTAGGTGAAGTTACACAGCTAGGTGGTGGATATCCAGTAGTAGCACCACTATGTGCATTTTGTTGCAATACACTGGCATCCTAATCAGCGGTCAGCGAGGGCGACAGTGGGCAGGAGTGGGAGCATACGGCTGATGACACTTTGGCCTGCGTGGAACCACATTGATGTATTCACTCTGTAGCACCCTCGTTCtccttccttttttctgtaaagaTATCAAGATACAGTGAAGAGCCAATTCCtggtttttcaataaaaaactataaaactgttTGACTcattatatttatagatatagcaaacactgaaaacatttataaagtaaGGGAAAATATGTCTGCATAAAAGAATTGTCATAGAACCCAAAATGTACGGTTCTTACAAAATATGCAAAGTCAAAGTCAAGTACATGGCTGGTTTATTTATTATCATACTTCCATATCATCTGAATAAACAGACTCCATCTACATGAATGATTTCCTTTAGGGAGCAAATGTGGCTAGATTCAATGTTAGAGCACAAGTCTATAACATTTCGGCCCCATATACAGTGGAACATAACTCTATGCGGCCGATTTACTAcaattctgatttctttttttcaagattcataTTTTCTCTCTAACAGTTCATGGCTTTTAATGCCTCTAAAACTCAACAAATTTGAGATTAATGAATTGTAAAAAGCATGTAAAACTCTAATACACTATTGCAGtaaaagtaaaagcagtcaaagtCCCATAGacgtgggagctgcgctgatcgtATTGGACCTTtcttttaaccattcagacttttaagggttttttccccatagtaatgtctgaaaaactcacattttttagaAGCTTtagagatatttgaattttttacagCATCGTTCAACGTTGTTTTccccatttgtactttttatattcatatctTTAAATAACTtgcatggcatttgtggttttagagaaataaggtttaattgtggtttcaaaaagctctaataccactaaaattcaacctttaataaataggcctcttattTATGCCATTTAGCAATGTATGGGGCAAGTACAAACAAGGTGTAGTGCATTAAAAATCCATTGGTCAAAATATTCAATTTATCCACTTCTTAAAAAACGAATCTCTCCAGACGGGTATGTATTAACCTAGTCCTAGACCAGCAAAACAGTGCCTTAAAGAAGCCATTTTTTTTATCCTAGCCCATGGCAATACATCACATGGTTATTACAACACTTTGTAGATGCATACACatcatgcaaaacaaaaatatatataaaccttAGGGGAGAAAAATTTGACTAAATTTCAACAAAAATGTCATGAAaatcaatatacagtagattaaTCAAACTTTATTCATTAGGTGCATATGGCACAGGGGGACACATTAGCAGGCTACTCGTTGTACAAACTGTGCTGCACTCACAGATCCTAAAGAACAAAGGAACAGAGCAAACTCCAAGAACTTTATTATGGAGATAGGAAAATATTATGCTTACCAAAACGTAACAAAATGCTGCCGTAATTGCAACGCTGTATGCTACTGTAACTCCAATGCCAACCAGCAATGGCAAAATAGGCTGTGGTAAAGTTGGCTTTCCTGTAGGGACTAACTCTGGAGGGAAAAAATAGaagtttcattttacaaaagtACCAACAATTTTCTAAAAGACAATTGttgctaatgtaaaaaaaatactaaactgTAGTGTACTGTTTAACAAAGCTATTTTACAAATtgcctttattatattttcttatagTTGTTTATATATTTGATGGTCAAGCGTAAATTTACTCAACCCACAAGTTTTTCGCAGCAGCAAATCACACACTCGTGCTTTGAGTCACTGACAGACTGCACCTCGTCTAACTGGCACAAACCAACTAAGCTGTATCAGTGGGTAAGAAGCAAGGTATACTTAGTGATAGGAGACAAAACTCAAATGTACAAAGAGAAACATGTACTGTCGGAAGGTAATGCTATCATGTTTAAGTGCTTTAAAGTCAATACTTCATGTAACCTATGATAATAAAGTATAaacatattaggggtcatttacaaacatcACAGGCACAAGTCCAAGAGCACTAACCGGTgaaaaagcattaaaggagaTATGGAAGGGAGATTgataaacattaagtaaactaAGCTAAATATGTTACTGTTTACAATTTAAGTAAATGGTTTACATATTCTTGTGCAAAAGAATAGTCTGTTTAATCTCTTCCAATAAACACAGCTAAGTACTTTGCATCTTGTTCCCCATGTTAAATTAGCCCTTTTGACCTAAACTGTGGAGTGCAGTTTACAGATGTTGCATATACAATCTAAATTGTACCTTGACTTTCCATGATGCAGGTTTAAATATAAGCTTAGTATATAAGCTGAAGAGAGGGTATATAGGATTATTCTGGATATAACGAATattatgagaatattagaagttacctcggagttgaACCATGAACCATATAGaccatatggtcatgaaacgcctcggtaacttataatatccttataatttacaagagggggtactttattaacaatatatatatatacatatgaacccactttggtttgtgtgtttgaataactaaacccagatatcccacttatcccatttaacacagagaATTgggtcacagcatcccatctaattaaagcattcaccattgtgaacaatggtgctttggtatgctaatgaaaaggttaaatgcattaaatgagttaagatgactttagataacacagtttcttcaattaatcccgagtcatgaTCAGTTTtttctgagatatatatatatcagaaaaaaCTGATCATGACTCGgaattaattgaagaaactgtatttatacatatatatatatatatatatatatatatatatatatatatatatatatatatatatatatacagtatataaattccACATACCATACAAGAAATGCAATGTAGACCACTGCCCCAGACTGCATTGTTATCACACTGATGGCTTGCATCTCAAATTTGACCCACAAATAACCTCACTGCTGCCTATGTAAGCTCCATACCTTTTACATGAATGACAGTGCCATTGTCTTGATAACAAGTATAAGGAGGTGGATACATATTCTCTTTGTGGAAATAATAAATGTCTGTGTCATTCTCAGTCAGGCCCGACAGATAAAGGGTGATTTTGCTTTCAGTAGGAATGCCAAGGCACTTTATGGACTGGTTTGAGTTGGACTCAAATGACTGATAGGAGGAGTTGAAGGATCCACTGCAGACAGTGATGGACTTTTTTACCCCTTTGAACAATGACACCCGGAATTCTTTGTTATCTTTAAAGTTGCTGGTAAACGTTATGTCAATTTGTTCTATTGCAATAAGAACAGTTTGCTGTTGTGTTTCTGATGAAATACCTAcaagaacaaaaacaaacagtTAAAAGTTCTTCatataatgcatttggaattgCATACACTAGCAAGTACTCTGTTCCATACTCTAGCATACCCTGTTCACAATTCAACAACTAAAGAAaaatcttcaaggaaaaagaaaaaacatcaagTCCAGTTAATTTCACTTAATACTTTAGATATATCAGTGTAGGGGTGGATATTGAAAGTtgttgtgtaaaatattttttgtaaatatatctcTGCATGTAAAATGAGATTAATCAGATAATACTACCTGCTTAGTTTTACCCATGATAGTTGCATATACCATAAGCAGCCAGTGAGCTGTATTTCAGCAGTCATCAGTTAtatttgatgtcatcagttatattaAAAACCctgtatattttttgaaaataatttaccctgtgttgtaaaatatgataatattagaagtcatctttgAGTTCTTCGgactcatgcttttatatggtcattggacttctaatatccttaaaactgaactatcgcgaaaatttaaatttaaaataagcttcagcatactgaaataaaaaactttcaaaatgcaatcaattaaaaattctgcattgtttctgaaataatcacatttatcttcactatccctctctcaacatctgttactcttcattctgtcttcatgcagcagttgggtgtcagatactcattgaccgttagatccaatatatcttacagggggggggggcttgcttTCTTAGCAgttgaattagagctcactcaaataactgattccaatacaaataaaatctaacaaaataactgccttttgcacacatTCTTCATGTAGAGAGATATGATatcttgtgattttaatagagtgaactctaatacatcttctaggcaataggagcccccctataagatatattggagcattcatctgacacccagctcctgaatgaagacagaatgaggaaaaacagatgctgagagaggaatagtgaacataaacttgattatttcagaaatggtacagtatttataattgattgtatttagaaagtttcttatttcagtatgctgaagtgtatattaaattttcatttttcacaatagttcccctttaaattttataattcagggtacattatccccgaataatacacaagaaccatgaatatcatgtaaaatgtatccttattaatggtgcttagtgatgtcatctgttataagaGCTCAGTGATggaatttgtgtcacatgacccACAAATCTGCTAATAACCTGGCTTTGGGCTCAGCTGAGAGCCAGCAGCCCTAGGGTTAACTGAATATTGGAACTACATAGAATGTGTATAGACAGTTTAAAATCTCTGAAATACTTAAAATAGATTagtaatgtaaaatgcaaaagtgtTCAGAGAAGCACTCTGAAtacgtttacatttttttgtgtttagttgccctttataaTACTTCTTTACACACAACATTCTGGCCCTACATTTTCAAAACGGTGGCCGCTATGCCTGCTCTCATCTATTCAAGATCATTGGGTATCCTTATAGGCTGCATTTACATGTATGAGCACAGAAACTTGTCTATTAGTGCTCACATATAGTGGGAGTTCCACAAGATTTCAAATGCCTAAAACAGGAAATATACAAAGAAATGCGGAAATGCTGCAAACACTGTCTCCGGATGGTGGTTTAAATAATGCATGTTCATGAAATAAATATGTTGTAGAGATCTTCTAGCAGAtataaataagaagttttctgTGTCTGGTTGATGCTTAATGAATAAATTATTAAGCAAATGCCAATGCCTCATCTGGAGTAgaatttagaggcccatttatcaaaattcttattttattggttttagaggtttattaaacacagtttctctaaaactacagatgccatgaaatgtattaaaagatcagaatttaGGAATGCTAAATAATATTAACGCTGAGTGATCCAAACTCAAACTGATCTGAGTTTTTGGCTGTGTTTTTccaataattccagcataattgtagtAATTAAGCTCAAGGGTTCCTAAATGCCAGTAGTTGCACACCATTTGTCAAAGGTGGGATTGACACATTGGTAACCACATGGAAGTACAGGATGCAAATATCTTGAAGACTCCCAACAATGGACCAGTtccaattcaatgagaaaaagggtttatcacgtgaaaagtcaattgaagtctataggaaaaacTGGGACTGGAGttagagaaaagttttttctcctcgaattgaattccatccatgagttttcacgtgataaaccaggagataaccttttctcactgaattgaatctggccaaatATGCTTTCtacattgcattcattttggaGTATCGACCCTTGTGGGTGTGTTCATAAACGACCCCTCTgctgttttaaaaaatcatttcaatactAGTATATACAATCACGAAGTGAATCAGCTGCTGTGGGCCTGTCACATTACATCATAGGGAAGACCCTtgtgtttttgtgaaacttcaaTTTCCTTTTCATTCTGGGGTCCTCCCAACCATGCACACATATCTATGACCTAGGTTAATTGACTTGCAGTGTTTAGCTGAGCACATTACTCACCCTCTGGAGTTCAGGAAGTCTTGCATGCAGTATATGATAAAAAAGAAAACCGCAATGTGAAAATAGTagagtaaaaaaatgaaagaatatttttttaggtgTTGCACGCTTGTTACCATGTTTACTGCTAGAACTGCAGATGACTGACCCTTACTGACCCCATAATTAAATATCATTATCATAGTAACAACTTCTGTTCCTCTGCCATTTCATTTTacagaacaaaaataatattagttCCCTGCCTACAAATATTCTACTGCTGT from the Xenopus laevis strain J_2021 chromosome 9_10L, Xenopus_laevis_v10.1, whole genome shotgun sequence genome contains:
- the cd28.L gene encoding CD28 molecule L homeolog (The RefSeq protein has 1 substitution compared to this genomic sequence), producing the protein MAFILICITQCTGISSETQQQTVLIAIEQIDITFTSNFKDNKEFRVSLFKGVKKSITVCSGSFNSSYQSFESNSNQSIKGLGIPTESKITLYLSGLTENDTDIYYFHKENMYPPPYTCYQDNGTVIHVKELVPTGKPTLPQPILPLLVGIGVTVAYSVAITAAFCYVLKKGRRTRVLQSEYINVVPRRPKCHQPYAPTPAHCRPR